The genomic region TAGAGTTCAACGGCCTCCTGTGCATTGGCGAGTGCTTCTTCAAATGTGCCGCCCTCGGTAACGCACCCCTCCAAGGCGGGGAAGACTACCGTGTAGCCGCCCTCCGGCTGGGAAAGGAAGTGGGCCACGTATTGCATGACGG from Nitrospirota bacterium harbors:
- a CDS encoding type II toxin-antitoxin system HicB family antitoxin yields the protein MQYVAHFLSQPEGGYTVVFPALEGCVTEGGTFEEALANAQEAVELYLRTLMRRGKPLPQDGFVHSVHARVPAAAA